Below is a window of Malania oleifera isolate guangnan ecotype guangnan chromosome 1, ASM2987363v1, whole genome shotgun sequence DNA.
atttcgaacgtggcctcatcaaggccttggaagattatggacttcgccttacaatccttctttcgatcggttcacaaggtcgttctttgagcatccgACATAGCTGTTTTGGCTTCTTTTGATGGACTTTCTctatacccatcttcaacgatgtccatgacatgctgagcacctagaagggctctcatttgaatcgaccagttgtcataattctctcgggtcaacTTTGGAATGGCCGCTTgggtagtaccgttagccatcaaATTTAACATATCAAAACAGAGATATGGGGACTGATTTTGGAAAATcagatgccaccaatgtgtttagAAGGTCAAAAAACCTTAGGAACGTTGCAAAGAATCGGTCcaaaaatcactgaaccggctATAGGAAGTTTTGGTGGTTTAAAACTGggccggtttaacttaacggccgttTAAACGGCGTTAGTGCTTATCGTTAGTCCACGTGGCAGCGTCTGCGTGTGTCACCGGCACTGGAGTATTCGTCGGCACGTGCAACGCGTGGGAAAAACGTTGAAACCATCGGATGAGCGTGTGAGCGCATGCAGTGTTTGCCGGAGTCcgtttgagacgtggttttcaccgttggaatcgtctcgactcgaatttcacaatggttggctcaattttggattttgagcaacttcaaatctgggaagaaaattgaatttctcctttGTTCGCTTCTGTTTGGCGGATTTTTGCATTCCTGGTTGCTctaataccactgatgggtggagaggaacgctcAGTCATTGGTTGTGACTAaaactcagtgagaatcaatataataacaatgtatttcaatatgaaaataaatatagAGAAATTTCAAAGGAcagctctcactctctcgctcactggtttttcactctcaacacaccacgttttacattgcacacacacaacTATTTATAGCAAATACAAAACCACAATAATCAACATAAGCTGCTAGCAGGTGAGGTTGGTGACCGTCGTTCAACAGAAGGGGCTAGTGGGTCGCCGTCGTCAACAATTGTTGCTACCGTCCACCGTCATGTTTACTATTTCAACAAAATCATGACTAAAGTTCAAATGTACACCCCTCTCCCCCaacttatgtatatatatcttgCACCAGAGTGCAGTTAAATATCGAGAGAGGCAAAATGTTCAATTGTTTATAAAGCATTTTCCTTATTTAGGTTTGTTAAAATAAATCCCAAAAAGAAGTctgatatttttcttttatttattgtcCAAGAGTTCCAATAAATTGAACTTCTcctattaatatataattaagaagggaaaaaaatttaaagtttTTGTACCATTTGTTTGATCAAAATTATATAGGTTCCTtcttagtttatttaattttcttccTCCGATGGCTTGAATATTCAAGAGGAGAAAACGTTCAACTGATAAACCACAAGCATAACCCACAAATTAAACAAGCACCACTTGGGAGAGAAACAGCAATACATACTTTTTTTGAACTTGAAGAAAAACACATGTTGATGAAGAAAAGTGACTTTGCTTCAATTCCACGGGAGCTAGTACATCCCCCACCCTTAATTAGCTATCCAGAAACAAGCAAAGCTCtacccctcccctcccctccctaTGTTGTTACAGAATATTTCAATTCCATCATTAGATTGATAGATGATGGAATTAAACATCATTGATTGATTAAGAGATAGATAGACAGAGTCATAGATCGATCTAGTAGTTTCAATTTTATTAAGGAGAAAAAATGTTTGGCCAGGATGACTTGAAGACATCATAGGGCACATGCCCCATATTGTCAGTAGTCATCACAAcaggagcagcagcagcagcagatgCAGTTGGAGCAGTAATGCTGCTTCCGTAAGTACTCCCTTGCATTGGAGGAAATGCTGCAGCCATCTGTTCATGGAAACTGCTACTCCCTCCTACCCCACTGCCAATCCCAATGTTGATATTCATCATGTTGTTCTCAGCACTAGGAATCATCATCTCTGAAAACCAGTCATCCCATAGCAGCTGCTCCACCATGGGCCCCGGCATCGACGCCGAGGACAACCCTCTCTCCGTCCCGGCGCTGTGCCCCGACTCGATTAGTTTGTAGTCGTGTCCTCCTCCGCTGTCCAGAAACATGTTCGGGCCAGTGTCGACCCGGTAGGCCCCGTTGTCGAGACCGCCGACGGTGGAGAGTCGACCAGTGTCGACCCTATAGGCCCCGTCGTCCAAGCCGACAGTGTGCCCCATGGTGACTAATTTATAGTCATGTCCTCCGGTGTCGAAATAAGCACGAGGACCCGACTCGGGCCCCGCTGCGGCCACTGCCGTCCCATGACCTTGGGGAGGCGGCGGTGGTGGGGAGTGGGGCGGAATCTGCTGGAAGAACTGCACCCTCTTCCggatctccttcttcttctcgtCGACCCACCAGGCAACGCCGTCCATCTCCCTCATGCTGAGGCTTTCAACCATTCTTCCTTGGAAGATTTGGTCCATGATTTGGGAGGTTTCGAGCTCTTTGTTCTTCCTCTGCTGCTTTCTCAGCTGGGCCTGAACCCTAGCAACCCTATCTTTGATGTAGCTCTCCTGATCCATCATTTTCTTGCTTCTCTCCAGCTCAGGCAAGCTCTGGAAGTGGAGGAGCATATTCTGGACCTCCGGTGGCGACGGCCAGACCGCCGGTTCGACCTCGTCGGGGCTGTAGATGATGATACAGGCATTAACACCACATAGGGTGCTCAGCTCTCTCACTTTTTTCAACAAGCTTGCCCTTCTTTTCTTGAGGCTGGCTTTCCTAGCGCTGTCATTCACTATCCACCCAAGCTTTACTTTCTTCCTTGTCATGGCTAGGGCTTTGGTGGGTCCTCGTTCCCTCCTCTCTCAAACAGTTCCAACCTAGGGTATATATAGGGCTTAAGATAAGATTGAAGGGGCGTTACCGTTTTAATTTCAAGGGTATAATGGGAAGAAGGGAAAAAAGAGAGGAGGGTTTAATTACTTCAATGGAGGGTTTAGGTAGAGCTGGAGATATTATTTTTCTACAAAGATGATCCTTAGCCATTAGATTGAAAATTCAATGGGAAAAAAGTGTGTAATAAgtgtcataaatttttttttttttttttttaaaaaggatatCTAAGAAAAGATTGCAAGGTATACTTTAGTGGATACAATAAAAAAGGGGATGAATGTGATAagggtaaaaattttaatatttttttagagaaaaaaaatcTCGTAGTGtgagaatatgagattatgaagTTAAGTAAGAGGGTTTAATTTTTATGCTGGTCATATTAAGACAAGTTATTGTCATTTAATGtgagggttttaggttttatttaaaaaattctctttttttgGGTGTTATTTGTTTTTCATGACACATTAAACCTATGAATAATAGTTAGCATATTATCTACACATATAGAAAATGAATAAGTTAATTATGAACAATCAAATTATATAATGCACAatgttacttttaaaaataaaaaatattatacacTTCTTGATTttgcgcatatatatatatatatatatatgaaatatgttaatggagaattttaaattcaaacttcaTCATGTATATTATCTATAAAATTGGCGGCTACTTTCAAAATTCATTGTAATGTTTAGGTAAATTGTCTAGTCAAATGTAATATGAAACTAAGGATACAAAATTGACGACTCAATTTTATCAATTGAGGTAAAACTACATATAACTGTAGACAATTGCCCTTTGAGTTTTATTGGTTAGAAAAACATCATACATTCATCTCAACCTCTGTGTAATATGGTGTGATTGAATGATAAGAGAAAGAGGGGAAAGGAAAAAGGTGCAAAAAcgaaagagaaaagagaaggaaaatgtGTGTTTTTGTCCACTAAAGAAACTTAAAAGTCATTTGTACAAATTTTATAGCTTACTCATTATTTCAGGCTTTTATTTAGGTACCATAGTTCGAACCTTCACACCTCCATAGTTCGAAAAATATCTGTAGATTTAGTGTCGCACCAGGGGGgatccgaagggcttgttggtgactgcagttcctatgtaataaaaaaataataaataaataaatattctaacataATGTATATATAATAGTCTTAATGCTTTCGCTATGATTTTCATGCTCATCAATGAATTAACTTTGATAAGCGAGAATGTGTTAAAGACAGGGATTACATCTAATAGCTTAGGTTTTAACTAATTAATCAATTCTTTGACACTtgattttccttttattatttagttGACTAATGAGAAATAGAAAGAAAGGAAATGATTATGACTTCATTTTACAGTAAGTTTTGAATTTACCAAACCTAAACCCAACCCTTCCCTTTTTATCCTAGCCTACCACCAAACCAAGGTTTTGGTTTGCAGGACTAGACTGAATTGAATATGACAATTGTCTTGGCCCCATCCATAAGAGAGAGGATTCTAGATATTCTCTATTCCTTGATTTTAGTTTTGAactaaaacaaaaatttaaaaatacgaTGTTGTAAGAAAATAATTCACTGCTGCACCTCTGGCAGCCCACTGTTGTAACCAGGGACAGCTTGAGCGCGCTTGGAAACTTCATCATCACCCCTTTCTCTTCTTTCATCTTTCAAAAGTTAATTTGCTTGATTTTATTATCAACTTGCAACATAAATTCTcaaattttgaaactaaaatcATTAACAAATTCACAATAAATGGTTTCAATGAATCATCTCATtatccaaattttttttcttcatcatcTCAATAAGATGGATTTCTTTGtcacacagagagagagagagagagagagagagagagagagagagagagagagagagagagagagagagagagagagagagagagagagagagagagagagagagagagagaattcgataaattatctattttattattaattttgtagCCCCTATTTTCCTCTCaattttaaaagaattaattttgagaaaaaattcTCATTTGCGTATATTTCTTTTGTctagattaaaattttaatttcctcAATCATAAGATGAGGGAAAAAAGTTTTTTCAACatccttttccttttttccttcaCAAGCATTGTCAATATTAGCTCTTCAACTCTAGCGTGTGCATAGTCGTTAATGGTACAAATTcttaaatttttatgtaacaTAATTATTTAGCTATTCCATGGTTAACAATTTATTGAAGTTAATACGTATTCACCGTCTGCATACAAGGGGGAAAAAAAATTCTATTAACAAAACTTACTTTTTTGTCacaaatatttattataatatataacaatttttttattttaaaaaattacttttaaGTTAGTATGTCGCCAAACAAGACTAATGTTGGACAAGAAAATGATAAAAGCTCGAAATCATTTAATTTGAAACATAGGACATTAAGGAAAGGCCAAAACCTTAATCAATTGGGCATTACAAGATGGCCGAATATTCTATAATTGGGCCCAAAAGATAAGCTAATTACAAATGCATCCTTTTAACCTCTtattctccaaacatttttaaGGGATTTAAATCCTAACCTCAAGacaaaaaataagataaaaaatcCAAGTACTTGCAGTTGAGAATATTAGATACGCTAGATTGTATTTGAATGACCTCTAAACTGTAGGGAAACAAGTGCGACATTATGAACTAATTGAGACAATCGCTTGTAGTAAATTCTTCGTGCTTTCTATTTTTTGGGAGTATTACAATTAATGGTATATTTCTCAAACGGTATAGACTTTTATATAGATTTGTATGTCAGAAATTGTCATAATTATTGCAATTAGTTAACATTGCCATTGATGACCTTAATTATTGAATgactaaattttataaaaaagacgcggcaaattaaaaatttatattgttGCAACTATAATTATTACAGTCAGTACGATTGTAATTGGCTGTATTTGGTGTGTGAAATATACGCGTGCATGCATATGCATATTTTACGCGCGTGCTTATCTAACAAATATGCATGCATCTATTTCACAACATAATCACTTGTAATTCTAGAATCAATGCACATGTGAGATACATGTGAGTACCTCACATGTCTGACATAATTGGCAATAGCATAATGATCACGATTACAACAATAAAGCCATTCACGCAAATTTCATTACAAAATGGAAAAAATTTCCACAATCTATTTCAAGAGCCCTTTGAGTGGAGACCTAGATTGAAGGAAGAAGGGATTATCTCTTTGCCAAACAATAGCTCAAAGAGCTCGAAATACCTTTCATAGAGACTAAAATATGGAGAGCCATATCCCCTTTGAATGGGGACAAATCACCTAGTCTAAATGGTTTTCCCATATCCTTTATTTAGAAATGTTGGGGATTCTTGAAGAATGACTTTATCTTGGCATTTCAGGATTTTTATACAGAAGAAAGATTTTAGAAAAGTCTAAACGCCACTTTCATTGTCACCATTCCAAAGAAGGATGTGGCTGAAAACATAAAAGATTTTAGGCCAATCAGTTTAGTTGGAATTTTCTATAAGATTTTAGCAAAGGTCTTGTCTAACGGGCTTAAAGAAGTTATACCTCTAATTATATCTGAGTAGTAGATGACCTTTGATTCAGGAAGATAAATCTTAGATGCAGTCTTGATAGCTAATGAAGGCGTGAATTTTTTGAGGAGAAAAAAGGTTAAAAGCTTTGTGTGCAAACTTGATCTAGAAAAGGCtttttgtaacaccccgaacccgccaagtggggttCGAAGATTACGTGTTTCATTCACCTATTTCTGATACTATAAACATCATTCACGCAatggaaataaataaacaatctcAATTTAAAAACTAGACCCAAAACAATAACATCCATAtgtttatattacatcccaatatttaaaaacataaactatacataaactGTTCTTACAATCATCCCAAAACTTTACCAAAAATACCACCCTACCCGGagctcactacaaaaaatcaggatattagtgaaggatcaaatccgtcactaatacttataaattcgtcactaatagtattagtgacagatttaaatTAATTGCTATATCTGcggttactactaactattagtgacgaattttaaattcgtcactaataatatagtattagtgacagattataaccatcactaaaaccctaataccgtcactataaattctacattggctctgcttaaatttgtcactaatagtagggtgttagtgaagtattagtgaatgattcaaattcgtcattaataaagcctactattagtgacaaatttgaaaaccgtcactaatactctactattagtgacaaatttgaatctattactaatattgtactattagtgacgaatttgtaattcgtcactaataccctattattagtgatgaatttgaatcattcactaataattaaaaaattaaaaaaaattaatactaattttttttatcatcaattcctataaaaatttgtaattacattttggcatacataacctgaaaccataattactacaaaattcataaattattcaaaatttcaaattgaaatacaaattcaattaaaataaagaaataacatctgttcaaaaaattttaaaaatttaaaattcaaatacaaatacattatacaaatttaaattaaaatacaaaaaattcatttgtttaaataacaattaaaattacaaaaaaataatcaaaagttgcatccgacggctgtagtgcatgcatgatatcgtgctgatgttatgatagcTGCGAACCCTataaattaagaatcataaaaaaaattagtatacaaatggagagcagaatggagaactggcgctcagtataatcaggatgaaaaatatagagagtgcatcgtacaaaaattttcaaccctaaacgaataattgaaatgaatgtgaatgacaaacgtatgaatatatacagttgcatgcatcaaaccacgcacgtaaacactttaactcattctcaaaacagaatatccctggtggtggacaaatgataatgtttatccatagttaaaagcaaacgATATGCCATGTATATTAATAGATGTAAATTTAgggcttaatgaaatgactttttctttaactttcacttatcatttaaaaaatattttaacattcattttatcataattatctttgtacatgatttttttggaaaaattttaacgaaatttcggcagtatgccgtctataaattagatatttttccataaaacctgtacctgaaacatggttgttttcacaaaataaaacatttcaagcatgcaacaacctaaatccactactagcatgcaattcacaatatactgcatcagccatgcagttggcattcaatacaaacatgtattccagtagttcaatataaaattcatataacataataccatccatcaagaaaatattatcaggaaaaagttaaaacacaattcaactacggttttctagttttgtccagaaggttgcttctcaagcattcttaatgcagcttgggttgtgtatgaagttgttacttagattgtaaGAAGACTTGTGATATATTGAGTtagggtttcttggattcagttttggacataaaaagctttggttataaATTGGGGAAATTAATTACAGTTTGTTTAtcttctattcaatgatagtggtggaattCTGGTTTACATCTTCCATTTTCTTCATGTTAGtctgttatttcattttttgttcattttggtagtaaatgtcttaattagagtgctAATTAGGTGTGAGGCTTGTGGTCTTATGGAAGGTTAGTTGCTTGGCAGGAATGAAGTATGTTTCTCATGTACACTTTACtgatgatttttagaaggttttaagattgcctttgctttgttggagattttttagcttgtctttggtcattaggatttaatttgctaacttgagtttgactagaaaagttttcaatatacaggaggtttcgagttgtgattctttaatgggttttaatgttcataagtggctaagttatagtgtttggaagatttatttgggaggaggttagGAAAGCATTGGAATTGAAGAAAATTTCGGCAGTATGTTGTCTGTAAACCGAACTtttcccaaacctacaagtcgcaaaagttcttcctaggtttagctaagctaGCGgtagtagtacacaacctagggtttgtctacgcatat
It encodes the following:
- the LOC131145991 gene encoding uncharacterized protein LOC131145991, with product MTRKKVKLGWIVNDSARKASLKKRRASLLKKVRELSTLCGVNACIIIYSPDEVEPAVWPSPPEVQNMLLHFQSLPELERSKKMMDQESYIKDRVARVQAQLRKQQRKNKELETSQIMDQIFQGRMVESLSMREMDGVAWWVDEKKKEIRKRVQFFQQIPPHSPPPPPPQGHGTAVAAAGPESGPRAYFDTGGHDYKLVTMGHTVGLDDGAYRVDTGRLSTVGGLDNGAYRVDTGPNMFLDSGGGHDYKLIESGHSAGTERGLSSASMPGPMVEQLLWDDWFSEMMIPSAENNMMNINIGIGSGVGGSSSFHEQMAAAFPPMQGSTYGSSITAPTASAAAAAPVVMTTDNMGHVPYDVFKSSWPNIFSP